One Mycobacteroides salmoniphilum DNA segment encodes these proteins:
- a CDS encoding ABC transporter ATP-binding protein produces MGAEVSVEGLTKSFGSQRIWENVTLSLPPGEVSVLLGPSGTGKSVFLKSLIGLLRPEQGAIYVDGTNIMECSSKELYEIRKLFGVMFQDGALFGSMNLYDNTAFPLREHTKKKESEIRDIVMQKLDVVGLTGHETKFPGEISGGMRKRAGLARSLVLDPQIILCDEPDSGLDPVRTAYLSQLLIDINAQIDATILIVTHNINIARTVPDNMGMLYRRQLVMFGPREVLLTSDEPVIRQFLNGRRIGPIGMSEEKDEATMAEEQALVDAGHHDGGVEEIEGVPPQIIATPGMPERAAVGRRQARVRELMHSLPPSAQAAIQDSLAGTHQFPVHTFADEPGTAATATLAPPHTEQPTQTIHTVDDDDAPTGQIPPVRG; encoded by the coding sequence GTGGGTGCAGAAGTCTCCGTTGAGGGTTTGACCAAGTCCTTTGGTTCACAACGAATCTGGGAGAATGTCACCCTGTCTCTGCCGCCGGGTGAAGTCAGCGTGCTACTGGGGCCGTCCGGTACCGGTAAGTCCGTCTTCCTGAAGTCGCTGATCGGACTGCTGCGTCCGGAGCAGGGTGCCATCTACGTCGACGGCACCAACATCATGGAGTGCTCCTCCAAGGAGCTGTACGAGATCCGCAAGCTGTTCGGCGTGATGTTCCAGGACGGCGCGCTGTTCGGCTCGATGAACCTGTACGACAACACCGCCTTCCCCTTGCGTGAGCACACCAAGAAGAAGGAATCCGAGATCCGCGACATCGTCATGCAGAAGCTTGACGTCGTGGGTCTGACCGGCCACGAGACCAAGTTCCCCGGTGAGATCTCCGGCGGTATGCGCAAGCGCGCCGGCCTGGCCCGCTCGCTGGTGCTGGACCCGCAGATCATCCTCTGCGACGAGCCGGACTCCGGTCTGGACCCGGTGCGTACCGCCTACCTGAGCCAGCTCCTCATCGACATCAACGCGCAGATCGACGCCACGATCCTGATCGTGACGCACAACATCAACATCGCCCGTACTGTCCCGGACAACATGGGCATGCTGTACCGCCGCCAGCTCGTCATGTTCGGCCCCCGTGAGGTGCTGTTAACCAGTGACGAGCCGGTGATCAGGCAGTTCCTCAACGGTCGCCGCATCGGGCCGATCGGTATGTCCGAGGAAAAGGACGAGGCCACCATGGCCGAGGAGCAGGCCCTCGTCGACGCCGGCCACCACGATGGTGGCGTCGAGGAGATCGAGGGTGTGCCGCCGCAGATCATCGCCACTCCCGGTATGCCGGAGCGGGCGGCGGTTGGTCGTCGTCAGGCGCGGGTGCGTGAGCTGATGCACTCGCTGCCGCCGAGTGCGCAGGCCGCCATCCAGGACAGCCTTGCGGGCACTCACCAGTTCCCCGTGCATACCTTCGCCGATGAGCCCGGTACCGCGGCAACCGCCACGTTGGCGCCGCCGCACACCGAGCAGCCCACGCAGACCATTCATACGGTCGATGACGACGACGCTCCCACGGGCCAGATCCCGCCCGTACGGGGGTAG
- a CDS encoding molybdopterin-dependent oxidoreductase, with the protein MTVETKATFCRICEPLCGMVATVEDGKLLSLRPDKENPLSAGFACQKGIAFAEIHNDPDRVTVPLRRTASGEFEPVDWETAMADIAARVRDIHRAHGSGGLAWYFGNPGAFSYSHVMWLQLMTSGIGAGFHLFTAGSQDINNQFVASQLLYGSPLVFPIPDIPRTDLLVVIGANPVVSHGSALSMPRIKDRMREVVKRGGRVLVIDPRRTETASEFEWMGITPDGDAFLMLSLIQVMFAEGLVDRARITKQANGIDWIEAVSRDFTPESTHAKTGIEPVTVRRLARDLAGTPRAAVYGRVGICLGENGTLTSYLLNVVNIVAGNADIPGGQVFGGYGMPGERYAMKVAGRALGAIYRRRRSRIGGFPSVLGSEPAALMAKEITTPGKGQVRGLFVSAGNPALSVPNGDELEGALKQLDLMVAIDLYVNETNAHADYILPATTMYERDDFPVAFPSMQPTPFRQASEAVVPPAGLARQEWEIIDDLTARLWRMTPLLGAVQGVRRLMSLFGSRLTPRPMIDMVIRLGEGGDWFGLRRGGVSFRNLVEQHPHGKVVAPMVPEGGLRRAVVHRGGRVRLQHNDIEREIASLAGRRSDPDYPMRLIGMREARSENSWMHNSPMLMRGARMQRAQLHVDDADRLGIATNDRIRISSPHGQIELPAAATKDIVPGVIAVPHGWGHNRGGAWQTANANPGANVNVLMSSEPEDLEALAGMARLNGVPVRVARV; encoded by the coding sequence ATGACAGTCGAGACGAAGGCGACATTCTGTCGTATCTGTGAGCCGTTGTGCGGGATGGTCGCCACGGTCGAGGACGGCAAGCTGCTCTCGCTGCGTCCCGACAAGGAGAATCCGCTCTCGGCGGGCTTTGCCTGTCAGAAGGGCATTGCCTTCGCCGAGATACACAACGACCCGGACCGGGTAACCGTCCCCTTGCGGCGCACCGCATCTGGTGAGTTCGAGCCGGTGGACTGGGAGACCGCGATGGCCGATATCGCGGCCCGGGTGCGAGATATCCACCGCGCGCACGGATCGGGCGGCCTGGCCTGGTACTTCGGAAACCCCGGGGCATTTAGCTACTCGCACGTCATGTGGCTTCAGCTGATGACCAGCGGGATAGGTGCCGGGTTCCACCTGTTCACGGCCGGTTCGCAAGACATCAACAATCAGTTTGTCGCCAGTCAGCTGCTGTACGGGTCGCCGCTGGTGTTTCCCATCCCCGACATCCCGCGTACCGACCTGCTGGTCGTGATCGGCGCGAATCCCGTGGTGTCACATGGAAGTGCGCTATCGATGCCACGGATCAAGGACCGGATGCGCGAGGTAGTCAAGCGTGGTGGGCGAGTCCTCGTCATCGATCCACGCCGTACCGAGACGGCCTCGGAGTTCGAGTGGATGGGTATCACCCCCGACGGAGACGCCTTCCTGATGCTATCGCTCATTCAGGTGATGTTCGCCGAGGGGCTGGTTGACCGTGCGCGAATTACTAAGCAAGCCAACGGAATAGATTGGATCGAGGCCGTCTCTCGGGACTTCACGCCCGAATCCACTCATGCGAAGACGGGGATCGAGCCGGTGACGGTGCGCCGGTTGGCGCGGGATCTTGCCGGCACGCCCCGCGCGGCCGTGTATGGACGCGTCGGGATCTGTCTCGGCGAGAACGGGACGTTGACGAGCTATCTGCTCAATGTCGTGAACATCGTCGCCGGTAACGCCGACATCCCCGGTGGTCAGGTCTTCGGTGGGTACGGGATGCCGGGGGAGCGGTACGCCATGAAGGTCGCGGGCCGGGCGCTCGGCGCGATCTACCGGCGCCGCCGCTCACGCATCGGCGGTTTCCCTTCGGTACTCGGGTCCGAACCCGCGGCCCTGATGGCCAAGGAGATCACCACGCCGGGCAAGGGGCAGGTGCGCGGGTTGTTTGTAAGTGCCGGAAACCCGGCGCTCTCGGTGCCCAACGGCGACGAGCTCGAAGGTGCACTGAAACAGCTCGATCTCATGGTTGCGATCGACCTCTACGTCAACGAGACGAATGCCCACGCCGACTACATCCTGCCGGCCACCACCATGTATGAGCGCGACGATTTTCCGGTCGCCTTTCCGTCGATGCAGCCCACTCCGTTCCGTCAGGCCAGTGAGGCCGTCGTCCCACCGGCGGGCCTGGCTCGGCAGGAATGGGAGATCATCGACGATCTGACGGCGCGGCTGTGGCGGATGACCCCGCTATTGGGCGCGGTTCAGGGCGTTCGCAGGCTGATGTCGCTGTTCGGTAGCCGTCTCACTCCGCGCCCGATGATCGACATGGTGATTCGCCTCGGCGAGGGCGGTGACTGGTTTGGGCTGCGGCGGGGCGGTGTCAGTTTCCGCAACCTGGTGGAGCAGCATCCCCACGGCAAGGTGGTGGCGCCGATGGTGCCCGAGGGCGGCCTGCGGCGGGCCGTAGTGCACCGCGGTGGCCGAGTGCGACTGCAGCACAACGACATAGAGCGGGAGATTGCCTCGCTGGCCGGGCGGCGCAGCGATCCGGACTACCCCATGCGGCTGATCGGGATGCGGGAGGCGCGCTCAGAGAACTCGTGGATGCACAACTCGCCGATGCTCATGCGCGGCGCGAGGATGCAGCGCGCTCAGCTTCACGTCGACGATGCCGACCGCCTGGGAATCGCCACCAATGACCGGATCCGGATCAGCTCGCCGCACGGACAGATCGAGCTACCCGCCGCGGCGACCAAGGACATCGTTCCCGGCGTTATCGCCGTACCGCACGGATGGGGCCATAACCGCGGCGGTGCGTGGCAGACCGCCAATGCGAACCCCGGCGCCAACGTCAACGTGCTGATGTCCAGCGAGCCGGAGGACCTGGAGGCGCTGGCCGGGATGGCGCGGCTCAACGGGGTGCCCGTCAGGGTGGCGCGCGTGTGA
- a CDS encoding DNA-directed RNA polymerase subunit beta yields MRGNTGGPILAVSRQTKTDNATTNSVPGAPSRLSFAKLREPLAVPGLLDVQTDSFEWLVGSPRWREVATARGEVNPTGGLEEILTELSPIEDFSGSMSLSFSDPRFDEVKAPVDECKDKDMTYAAPLFVTAEFINNNTGEIKSQTVFMGDFPMMTDMGTFIINGTERVVVSQLVRSPGVYFDENIDKSTEKTLHSVKVIPGRGAWLEFDVDKRDTVGVRIDRKRRQPVTVLLKALGWTNEQIVERFGFSEIMMGTLEKDNIAGPDEALLDIYRKLRPGEPPTKESAQALLENLFFKEKRYDLARVGRYKVNKKLGLGGANPALVTATTLTEEDVVATIEYLVRLHEGQTTMTAPGGLEVPVEVDDIDHFGNRRLRTVGELIQNQIRVGLSRMERVVRERMTTQDVEAITPQTLINIRPVVAAIKEFFGTSQLSQFMDQNNPLSGLTHKRRLSALGPGGLTRDRAGLEVRDVHPSHYGRMCPIETPEGPNIGLIGSLSVYARVNPFGFIETPYRKVVEGVVTDEIRYLTADEEDRHVVAQANSPTDEKGRFTEERVLVRRKGGEVEFVPSTNVDYMDVSPRQMVSVATAMIPFLEHDDANRALMGANMQRQAVPLVRSEAPLVGTGMELRAAIDAGDVVIAEKAGVIEEVSADYITVMADDGSRQSYRLRKFARSNHGTCANQRPIVDESQRVEVGQVLADGPCTENGEMALGKNLLVAIMPWEGHNYEDAIILSNRLVEEDVLTSIHIEEHEIDARDTKLGAEEITRDIPNVSDEVLADLDERGIIRIGAEVRDGDILVGKVTPKGETELTPEERLLRAIFGEKAREVRDTSLKVPHGESGKVIGIRVFSRDDDDDLPAGVNELVRVYVAQKRKISDGDKLAGRHGNKGVIGKILPAEDMPFLPDGTPVDVILNTHGVPRRMNIGQILETHLGWVAKTGWNIEGNPEWAQNLPEDLQSAPADTRTATPVFDGAREEELTGLLSSTLPNRDGEVMVDGDGKARLFDGRSGEPFPYPVTVGYMYILKLHHLVDDKIHARSTGPYSMITQQPLGGKAQFGGQRFGEMECWAMQAYGAAYTLQELLTIKSDDTVGRVKVYEAIVKGENIPEPGIPESFKVLLKELQSLCLNVEVLSKEGTTIEMRDGDDEDLERAAANLGINLSRNESASIEDFA; encoded by the coding sequence ATGCGCGGCAACACTGGAGGACCGATCTTGGCAGTCTCTCGCCAGACTAAGACCGATAACGCAACCACTAACTCCGTACCTGGGGCGCCTAGCCGACTGTCTTTCGCCAAGCTGCGTGAACCGCTTGCGGTTCCCGGCCTGCTCGATGTGCAGACGGATTCTTTTGAATGGCTGGTTGGCTCACCCCGATGGCGTGAGGTTGCGACTGCTCGCGGTGAGGTGAACCCGACCGGCGGCCTTGAGGAAATCCTCACGGAGCTCTCGCCGATCGAGGACTTCTCGGGCTCGATGTCGCTGTCATTCAGCGACCCGCGCTTCGACGAGGTCAAGGCACCCGTTGACGAGTGCAAAGACAAGGACATGACGTACGCGGCTCCGCTGTTCGTCACGGCCGAGTTCATCAACAACAACACCGGCGAGATCAAGAGCCAGACGGTCTTCATGGGTGACTTCCCGATGATGACCGACATGGGCACCTTCATCATCAACGGCACCGAGCGTGTGGTCGTGTCGCAGCTGGTCCGTTCGCCCGGCGTCTACTTCGACGAGAACATCGACAAGTCGACCGAGAAGACCCTGCACAGCGTCAAGGTCATCCCCGGCCGCGGTGCGTGGCTCGAGTTCGATGTCGACAAGCGAGACACCGTCGGTGTCCGCATCGACCGCAAGCGTCGTCAGCCGGTCACCGTGCTGCTGAAGGCGCTCGGTTGGACCAACGAGCAGATCGTTGAGCGTTTCGGGTTCTCCGAGATCATGATGGGGACCCTGGAGAAGGACAACATCGCCGGTCCCGACGAGGCGCTGCTGGATATCTACCGCAAGCTGCGTCCGGGCGAGCCGCCGACCAAGGAGTCCGCGCAGGCCCTGCTGGAGAACCTGTTCTTCAAGGAGAAGCGCTACGACCTGGCCCGCGTGGGCCGGTACAAGGTGAACAAGAAGCTGGGTCTGGGTGGTGCTAACCCTGCTCTGGTGACTGCCACCACGCTCACCGAGGAAGATGTCGTCGCCACCATCGAGTACCTGGTGCGTCTGCACGAGGGCCAGACCACGATGACCGCCCCCGGTGGTCTCGAGGTTCCCGTAGAGGTCGACGACATCGACCACTTCGGTAACCGCCGTCTGCGTACCGTCGGCGAGCTGATCCAGAACCAGATCCGGGTGGGCCTGTCCCGCATGGAGCGCGTCGTGCGTGAGCGCATGACCACTCAGGACGTCGAGGCGATCACCCCGCAGACCCTGATCAACATCCGTCCCGTCGTGGCGGCGATCAAGGAGTTCTTCGGAACCAGCCAGCTGTCGCAGTTCATGGACCAGAACAACCCGCTCTCGGGGCTGACCCACAAGCGTCGTCTGTCGGCGCTGGGCCCGGGTGGTCTGACCCGTGACCGTGCCGGCCTTGAGGTCCGCGACGTGCACCCCTCGCACTACGGCCGCATGTGCCCGATCGAGACCCCGGAAGGCCCGAACATCGGCCTGATCGGCTCGCTGTCGGTATATGCGCGGGTTAATCCGTTCGGCTTCATCGAGACGCCGTACCGCAAGGTGGTCGAGGGTGTCGTCACCGATGAGATCCGCTACCTGACCGCCGACGAAGAGGACCGCCACGTGGTGGCGCAGGCCAATTCGCCGACCGACGAGAAGGGCCGCTTCACCGAGGAGCGCGTCCTCGTGCGCCGTAAGGGCGGCGAGGTCGAGTTCGTGCCGTCGACCAACGTCGACTACATGGACGTCTCGCCGCGCCAGATGGTGTCGGTCGCGACGGCCATGATCCCGTTCCTCGAGCACGACGACGCCAACCGCGCACTGATGGGTGCCAACATGCAGCGCCAGGCGGTCCCGCTGGTGCGTAGTGAGGCCCCGCTGGTCGGTACCGGTATGGAGCTGCGTGCTGCCATCGACGCCGGTGACGTTGTTATCGCGGAGAAGGCCGGTGTCATCGAAGAGGTGTCCGCCGACTACATCACCGTGATGGCCGACGACGGCAGCCGCCAGAGCTACCGGCTGCGCAAGTTCGCGCGGTCGAACCACGGCACCTGCGCCAACCAGCGTCCGATCGTGGACGAAAGTCAGCGTGTCGAGGTCGGCCAGGTTCTGGCCGACGGTCCTTGCACCGAAAACGGCGAGATGGCCCTCGGTAAGAACCTGCTCGTGGCGATCATGCCGTGGGAAGGCCACAACTACGAGGACGCCATCATCCTGTCCAACCGCCTGGTGGAAGAGGATGTGCTTACCTCGATTCACATCGAAGAGCACGAGATCGATGCGCGCGACACCAAGCTGGGCGCCGAGGAGATCACCCGGGATATCCCGAACGTCTCCGATGAGGTGCTGGCCGATCTCGACGAGCGCGGCATCATCCGCATCGGCGCCGAGGTCCGCGACGGCGACATCCTCGTCGGCAAGGTCACCCCGAAGGGTGAGACTGAGCTGACCCCCGAGGAGCGCCTGCTGCGTGCCATCTTCGGCGAGAAGGCCCGCGAGGTCCGCGACACCTCTCTGAAGGTGCCGCACGGTGAGTCCGGCAAGGTCATCGGCATCCGCGTCTTCTCGCGCGATGACGACGACGATCTGCCCGCCGGTGTCAACGAGCTGGTCCGGGTCTACGTCGCGCAGAAGCGCAAGATCTCCGACGGTGACAAGCTGGCCGGACGCCACGGCAACAAGGGCGTCATCGGCAAGATCCTGCCTGCGGAGGACATGCCGTTCCTGCCCGATGGCACCCCGGTGGACGTCATCTTGAACACGCACGGTGTGCCGCGTCGTATGAACATCGGCCAGATCCTGGAGACCCACCTTGGGTGGGTGGCCAAGACCGGCTGGAACATCGAGGGCAACCCCGAGTGGGCGCAGAACCTCCCCGAGGATCTGCAGTCGGCCCCGGCCGACACCCGCACGGCCACCCCGGTGTTCGACGGTGCCCGCGAGGAGGAGCTGACCGGACTGCTGTCCTCGACGCTGCCCAACCGGGACGGCGAGGTCATGGTGGACGGTGACGGCAAGGCGCGGCTGTTCGACGGCCGTAGCGGCGAGCCGTTCCCGTACCCGGTGACCGTCGGATACATGTACATCCTGAAGCTGCACCACTTGGTCGACGACAAGATTCACGCGCGTTCGACCGGCCCGTACTCGATGATCACCCAGCAGCCGCTCGGTGGTAAGGCGCAGTTCGGTGGTCAGCGATTCGGTGAGATGGAGTGCTGGGCCATGCAGGCCTACGGTGCGGCATACACGCTGCAGGAGCTATTGACCATCAAGTCCGACGACACCGTCGGTCGAGTGAAGGTCTACGAGGCGATCGTCAAGGGCGAGAACATCCCCGAGCCGGGGATCCCGGAGTCGTTCAAGGTTCTGCTCAAGGAACTCCAGTCGCTGTGCCTGAACGTGGAGGTGCTTTCCAAGGAGGGCACCACCATCGAAATGCGCGACGGCGATGACGAGGACCTGGAGCGCGCTGCCGCGAACCTGGGAATCAACTTGTCCCGCAACGAATCTGCGTCCATTGAGGACTTCGCCTAA